A window of Haliscomenobacter hydrossis DSM 1100 contains these coding sequences:
- a CDS encoding protein adenylyltransferase SelO, whose protein sequence is MNKLNIQDTFNQELPADPNLSNTRRQVRGACFSYVTPRQPSNPVLVHASQEMAEAIGLAAGDTQSEEFLSIFSGATTLEGTSPYAMCYGGHQFGSWAGQLGDGRAINLTEVVHEGQRWALQLKGAGETPYSRTADGLAVLRSSIREHLCSEAMYHLGVPTTRSLSLVLTGDQVMRDMLYNGNTAYEKGAVVCRVAPSFIRFGNFQIFTARDEVSTLRSLTDYTIRHFFPHIEPGTPEAYAEFFKEVSQRTLDLVIEWQRVGFVHGVMNTDNLSILGLTIDYGPYGWLEGYEPDWTPNTTDRSQRRYRYGQQPGVALWNLVQLANALMPLVKDTVLLEASLADFQLKFPKKYLAMLRRKLGLATPDEGDAELAEELEKLLAYTETDMTIFFRNLSKVEKDGGLPANKTFFEHLQTAMYQPEDLNAALQQKWEDWLDHYLQRLQLETANDEERRTVMNNANPKYVLRNYMAQLAIDQADLGDFKLVDELYQLLKKPYDEQPEMEEKWFVKRPEWARNKVGCSMLSCSS, encoded by the coding sequence ATGAACAAACTCAATATACAAGATACCTTCAATCAGGAGTTGCCTGCCGACCCGAATTTGAGCAATACCCGTCGCCAGGTAAGAGGTGCTTGTTTTTCCTATGTCACCCCCCGACAGCCCTCCAATCCGGTTTTGGTCCATGCTTCCCAAGAAATGGCTGAAGCAATTGGACTAGCAGCAGGTGATACCCAATCAGAAGAGTTTCTGAGCATCTTCTCAGGCGCGACCACGCTGGAAGGCACCAGCCCCTACGCCATGTGTTATGGTGGGCATCAATTTGGCAGTTGGGCCGGCCAATTGGGCGACGGCCGGGCGATCAACCTGACCGAGGTCGTCCATGAAGGCCAACGCTGGGCCTTACAACTGAAAGGCGCAGGCGAAACCCCTTATTCCCGTACTGCTGATGGCCTGGCCGTACTGCGCTCCTCCATCCGCGAGCACCTGTGTAGTGAGGCCATGTACCACCTGGGCGTACCCACCACCCGCTCGCTTTCCCTGGTGCTCACTGGCGATCAAGTAATGCGGGACATGCTCTACAATGGCAATACTGCCTATGAAAAAGGGGCTGTGGTGTGCCGGGTAGCGCCGAGTTTCATCCGCTTCGGGAATTTTCAAATTTTCACTGCTCGTGATGAAGTCTCGACCTTGCGAAGTTTGACAGACTATACAATTCGCCATTTTTTCCCGCACATCGAGCCTGGTACGCCCGAGGCGTATGCCGAATTTTTCAAGGAAGTATCGCAACGCACTCTCGACCTTGTCATCGAATGGCAACGAGTTGGCTTTGTGCACGGCGTGATGAATACCGATAACCTGTCCATCCTCGGGTTGACCATAGACTATGGCCCTTACGGCTGGCTGGAAGGTTACGAACCAGACTGGACGCCCAATACCACTGATCGGTCCCAACGCCGCTACCGCTACGGCCAGCAACCGGGCGTCGCCCTATGGAACTTGGTGCAATTGGCCAATGCACTGATGCCGTTGGTCAAAGACACTGTACTTTTGGAAGCCTCCCTAGCCGACTTTCAACTAAAATTCCCTAAAAAATACCTGGCTATGCTGCGCCGCAAACTCGGTCTGGCGACTCCTGACGAAGGTGACGCTGAACTGGCCGAGGAGTTGGAAAAGCTATTGGCCTATACCGAGACGGACATGACCATTTTTTTCCGAAACTTGTCAAAAGTGGAAAAAGATGGTGGTCTTCCCGCAAACAAGACCTTCTTCGAACACCTGCAAACGGCCATGTACCAACCCGAAGACCTGAATGCGGCCTTGCAACAAAAATGGGAGGACTGGCTCGACCACTACTTGCAAAGGCTCCAGCTCGAAACGGCCAACGATGAGGAACGTCGTACCGTGATGAACAACGCCAACCCCAAATATGTACTCCGCAATTACATGGCTCAATTGGCCATCGATCAGGCCGATTTGGGGGACTTCAAATTGGTGGATGAACTTTACCAATTGCTGAAAAAGCCTTATGATGAGCAGCCGGAGATGGAAGAAAAATGGTTTGTGAAACGGCCGGAATGGGCGCGGAATAAGGTGGGGTGCTCGATGTTGTCGTGTAGTTCGTAA
- a CDS encoding glycoside hydrolase family 2 TIM barrel-domain containing protein, which produces MKINTLFVIFCLLITQLQAQVSFTFKEWEDPTVVELGKEPAHTYAMSYPNAEDVFDNDFSKSPYYQSLNGTWKFYYVNRPEERPQDFFKPEFNDWNWKEMTVPSNWELQGFGIPIYTNFVLPFPVNPPFINHAYNPVGSYRRTFTVPDSWTGRDIYLHFGSISGCAYVWVNGKAVGMSKVAKSPAEFRVTPFLKKGSNTLAVQVFRWHDGSYLEDQDMWRLSGLERDVFLTSKTRVHVADFWVKAGLDDAYRDGTLAATVDLQLSLPSDGPHSVALSIFDKQKKIVFTQTKPAANQVTFEGKVSAPAQWSAENPNLYTAIIVLKNETGQVLEATGTKIGFRRTEIKGKNFLINGQRVWVKGVNRHEHDPDLGKVPTRDLMIKDIVLMKQFNINTCRSSHYPNDPLWLRLCDEYGLYVIDEANIESHGLGAEFQFFNVPKNKHTAYDPLWKPAHHDRTRRLLERDKNHPSVVMWSLGNECGNGEVFFETYDWLKKRDNSRPVVSEQSGEARNTDVVSPMYPSMDNMKKYADDKSKTRPYIMCEYSHAMGNSNGNFKEYWDLIRASDNMQGGCIWDWVDQGLRSKTPDGRSFFGYGGDFGSQDLYNDQNFVCNGVVDADRVPHPGLYEVKKVYQNIHFENDNSSWGKIKVKNEFSFTNLRDLDFRWELLHDGTKLKEGSFSVEANPGETKTVALNLPAYKLAAGAELLLNVYALQRLASSSIPAGHEVAREQMVQTPYGFAPTTPAVGTLSIEKTNTAVAFKAGDISGAINLQTGGINHYSIKGKNIKDGFFPEPYFWRAPTDNDFGNDFTNYARVWTSAHTRRMVKSAQVGVQTAEGLPLTIVYHLPDVNADYTLQYLIQNDGAIKINATLNLPDNSKAPELPRMGMRFALPANFNQVQWYGRGPWENYNDRHSAAHLGLYHLHTDDGWERTYVRPQESGYRTDARWIKLTNAEGVGLQVEGAQPLSFSAMAQLTEDFDEGTVKKNRHMTDIVKRRFVTLHIDLAQRGVGGDNSWGAETHDEYRLLAKKYSYGFTIRAIEP; this is translated from the coding sequence ATGAAAATCAACACACTATTCGTCATTTTTTGTCTTTTGATCACTCAACTTCAGGCCCAGGTGAGTTTCACTTTTAAAGAATGGGAAGACCCAACGGTGGTGGAGCTCGGTAAAGAGCCCGCGCACACCTACGCCATGTCGTACCCCAATGCCGAAGATGTTTTTGACAATGATTTTTCCAAATCACCCTACTACCAATCCCTAAACGGCACCTGGAAGTTCTACTACGTCAACCGACCCGAAGAACGTCCGCAGGATTTTTTCAAGCCGGAGTTCAACGACTGGAATTGGAAAGAAATGACCGTGCCATCCAATTGGGAACTGCAGGGTTTTGGTATTCCGATTTATACCAATTTTGTGCTTCCATTCCCGGTCAATCCTCCCTTTATCAATCATGCTTACAATCCGGTTGGCTCGTATCGGCGCACATTTACGGTGCCCGACAGCTGGACCGGGCGTGATATTTACCTGCATTTTGGCTCTATTTCCGGCTGTGCCTACGTGTGGGTCAACGGCAAAGCGGTGGGGATGTCGAAAGTGGCAAAGTCACCTGCCGAATTCAGGGTTACCCCATTTTTGAAAAAAGGCAGCAATACCCTGGCCGTACAGGTCTTTCGTTGGCATGACGGTTCTTACCTTGAAGACCAGGACATGTGGCGCCTATCGGGACTTGAGCGAGACGTATTTTTGACCTCCAAAACCCGCGTACACGTTGCAGATTTTTGGGTAAAAGCGGGTTTGGACGATGCCTATCGCGATGGCACGCTCGCTGCGACTGTTGACTTACAACTTTCCCTCCCTTCCGATGGACCGCATTCCGTAGCGTTGAGCATTTTTGACAAACAGAAAAAAATTGTTTTCACCCAAACCAAACCCGCTGCCAATCAGGTAACGTTTGAAGGCAAAGTCAGCGCGCCAGCCCAATGGTCAGCCGAAAACCCCAATTTGTATACCGCCATCATTGTGCTCAAAAATGAAACCGGACAAGTGCTAGAGGCAACCGGCACCAAGATCGGTTTCCGCCGTACCGAGATCAAAGGCAAAAATTTCCTCATCAATGGCCAACGCGTATGGGTCAAGGGGGTCAATCGGCACGAACACGATCCCGATTTAGGCAAAGTCCCCACCCGCGATTTGATGATCAAAGACATCGTGCTGATGAAGCAGTTCAACATCAACACATGTCGCTCCTCCCACTATCCCAATGATCCGCTGTGGCTAAGGCTCTGTGACGAATACGGGCTGTATGTCATTGACGAAGCCAACATCGAATCACATGGTTTGGGTGCTGAGTTTCAGTTTTTCAATGTCCCCAAAAACAAGCACACCGCCTATGACCCCTTGTGGAAACCGGCCCACCACGACCGCACCCGCCGCTTGCTTGAGCGCGACAAAAACCATCCATCCGTGGTCATGTGGTCTTTGGGCAATGAATGTGGCAACGGTGAGGTTTTTTTTGAAACCTACGACTGGCTAAAAAAACGCGACAACTCTCGCCCGGTAGTCTCCGAACAATCGGGCGAAGCACGCAACACCGATGTGGTGAGTCCCATGTACCCCTCGATGGACAACATGAAAAAATACGCCGACGATAAGAGCAAAACCCGTCCTTACATCATGTGTGAATACAGCCACGCCATGGGCAATTCCAATGGCAACTTCAAAGAATATTGGGACCTCATCCGTGCTTCAGACAACATGCAAGGGGGCTGCATCTGGGATTGGGTTGACCAGGGCCTTCGCAGTAAAACCCCCGATGGGCGCAGTTTTTTTGGATACGGTGGCGATTTTGGGAGCCAGGATTTGTACAACGACCAAAACTTTGTTTGCAATGGGGTTGTGGACGCCGACCGCGTTCCCCATCCCGGACTTTATGAAGTAAAAAAGGTCTATCAAAACATTCATTTTGAAAATGACAACAGCTCCTGGGGTAAAATTAAAGTGAAAAACGAATTTTCTTTTACCAATTTGCGCGATCTGGATTTCCGCTGGGAATTACTCCACGACGGCACAAAATTGAAAGAAGGCAGCTTTAGCGTCGAAGCCAATCCGGGTGAAACCAAAACCGTCGCACTCAATTTACCCGCCTATAAACTTGCCGCAGGTGCCGAATTACTCCTCAACGTCTACGCTTTGCAACGTTTGGCCAGTTCATCCATCCCAGCAGGACATGAAGTTGCCCGCGAACAAATGGTGCAGACGCCCTATGGTTTTGCGCCTACCACACCCGCCGTAGGCACGCTGAGTATTGAAAAAACGAATACCGCAGTTGCGTTCAAAGCTGGCGACATCAGCGGAGCAATCAATCTACAGACCGGGGGGATCAACCATTATTCCATCAAGGGCAAGAACATCAAGGACGGTTTTTTTCCCGAGCCTTATTTCTGGCGCGCACCAACCGACAATGATTTTGGCAATGATTTTACCAACTATGCCCGGGTTTGGACTTCCGCGCACACGCGCCGCATGGTAAAAAGTGCTCAGGTTGGTGTACAAACCGCAGAGGGTTTACCCCTTACCATCGTCTATCACCTTCCCGATGTAAACGCCGATTACACTCTGCAATACCTGATTCAAAACGACGGAGCCATCAAAATCAACGCGACACTCAACTTGCCCGACAACAGCAAAGCTCCGGAGTTGCCGCGAATGGGCATGCGGTTTGCATTGCCCGCAAATTTCAATCAGGTACAATGGTATGGGCGGGGACCATGGGAAAATTACAATGACCGCCATAGTGCAGCACATCTCGGCCTGTATCATTTACACACGGATGACGGTTGGGAACGCACTTATGTTCGGCCCCAGGAAAGTGGTTACCGTACCGATGCTCGTTGGATCAAACTGACCAATGCTGAGGGGGTAGGGTTACAAGTAGAAGGTGCACAACCATTGTCTTTCAGCGCAATGGCACAACTCACGGAAGATTTTGACGAAGGAACGGTCAAAAAAAACCGGCACATGACCGATATT
- a CDS encoding DUF2264 domain-containing protein, whose amino-acid sequence MKNSRRNALKNLSLTGFLASFGLPFSVLAQSQKPIPTPSSTGTDDRLYWANLLYKIAQPVISNLAQGTLKKNMPLETAPGYYLKADKVTYMEAIGRTLAGIAPWLALPDDDTPEGKLRKQLRSDALKGLPRCVDPQSPDYLNFRTEQQPIVDAAFMAHAFLRAPDALWHPLDDLTKKRFVEEFKSLRDRKAYYSNWLLFSGLIESFLLQIGEQYDPVRIDIAIRKTQEWYVGDGWYSDGPKFCMDYYNSFVIQPMLVDVLKVTSEKNFSPKPEYAQALKRMARHAEFLERLISPEGTFPVFGRSITYRVATFQALAQMALLEQLPESITPAQVRCGLTKVLHNMFDHPGNFDQKGWLVLGFNGAQPAIADVYTSTGSLYLTTLGFLPLGLPASNRFWTDPPADWTSKKAWSGQVTKKDYKVDY is encoded by the coding sequence ATGAAAAATTCACGGCGCAACGCTTTAAAAAACCTTTCCTTGACGGGTTTCTTAGCCAGTTTTGGCTTGCCATTCTCGGTGTTAGCACAATCCCAAAAGCCAATCCCAACTCCGTCTAGCACTGGCACAGACGACCGCCTTTACTGGGCCAATTTGCTCTACAAAATAGCCCAACCAGTCATTTCCAATCTGGCCCAGGGCACCTTGAAAAAAAACATGCCGCTCGAAACCGCGCCGGGCTATTACCTGAAAGCGGACAAAGTCACTTACATGGAAGCCATCGGCAGAACCCTCGCGGGCATTGCGCCCTGGTTGGCTTTGCCCGACGATGACACCCCGGAAGGCAAGTTGCGGAAGCAATTGCGTAGCGATGCCCTAAAAGGTTTGCCGCGTTGCGTGGATCCTCAGAGTCCGGATTATTTGAACTTCCGCACCGAACAGCAACCCATTGTGGACGCTGCTTTTATGGCCCATGCATTTTTGCGCGCACCCGATGCTTTGTGGCATCCCCTGGATGATTTGACCAAAAAACGTTTTGTCGAGGAATTCAAATCCCTGCGCGACCGGAAAGCTTATTACAGCAATTGGCTCCTGTTTTCTGGCCTCATCGAGAGTTTTTTGCTGCAAATTGGCGAGCAGTACGACCCGGTGAGGATCGACATCGCCATTCGGAAAACCCAGGAATGGTATGTGGGAGATGGTTGGTACAGCGATGGGCCAAAATTCTGTATGGATTATTACAACTCCTTCGTCATTCAGCCCATGCTGGTGGACGTGTTAAAAGTCACGTCTGAAAAGAATTTTTCACCCAAACCTGAATACGCCCAGGCCCTAAAGCGGATGGCTCGTCACGCCGAGTTTTTGGAACGTTTGATTTCACCGGAAGGTACTTTTCCGGTTTTTGGTCGTTCGATCACTTATCGCGTCGCCACTTTTCAAGCCTTGGCACAAATGGCCCTGCTGGAACAACTGCCCGAAAGCATCACCCCTGCCCAGGTGCGCTGCGGCCTGACCAAGGTGTTGCACAACATGTTCGACCATCCAGGTAATTTTGACCAAAAGGGTTGGTTGGTACTAGGGTTCAACGGCGCACAACCCGCCATTGCCGACGTGTATACCTCTACGGGGAGTCTTTACCTCACCACGCTGGGTTTTTTGCCTTTGGGATTACCCGCGTCAAATCGCTTTTGGACCGATCCGCCGGCCGATTGGACTTCCAAAAAAGCCTGGTCAGGTCAAGTCACCAAGAAGGATTACAAAGTGGATTATTGA
- a CDS encoding thioredoxin family protein, with the protein MKKVLFVPVFALLTTVFFAQNTPDPKLLGPVKASDFQQAPYAQWYNPGHQNYTPNPAIEAQLKQQNTASISIKIVFGSWCGDSKRELPRMMKLLNKINFPAQKITLIGVDNADSTYKQSPGREDRGLHVFRVPTFIVYENGVEINRINESPVESLERDLLKILRKETYAPNFGSYAYLQQWLKEGLLSDENINYMGLANQIRHKISSESELNAAGYYWLNSGNEKAALTVLRMNAALHPNSANVYDSLGDAQLKNGNKERAIVFFEQALKLNPEVQETRDKYKKLLTVN; encoded by the coding sequence ATGAAAAAAGTACTTTTCGTACCTGTATTTGCCCTATTGACAACTGTGTTTTTTGCCCAAAACACCCCCGATCCCAAATTGCTCGGCCCGGTTAAAGCCAGCGATTTTCAGCAAGCGCCTTATGCCCAGTGGTACAACCCTGGCCACCAAAACTACACGCCAAACCCGGCCATCGAAGCCCAACTTAAACAACAAAACACGGCTTCTATCAGCATCAAAATTGTATTCGGTTCCTGGTGCGGCGACAGCAAACGTGAACTGCCCCGCATGATGAAGCTGTTGAACAAGATCAATTTTCCCGCCCAAAAAATCACTCTGATCGGCGTAGACAATGCCGATAGCACCTACAAACAAAGTCCAGGCCGGGAAGATCGAGGCTTACATGTGTTCCGGGTCCCCACCTTCATCGTGTACGAAAACGGCGTGGAAATCAACCGCATCAATGAATCGCCGGTAGAAAGTTTGGAACGCGACCTGCTGAAAATCCTGCGCAAAGAGACCTATGCCCCCAATTTCGGTTCGTACGCTTACCTCCAGCAATGGCTCAAAGAAGGTTTGCTGAGCGATGAAAACATCAACTACATGGGTTTGGCCAATCAAATCCGCCACAAGATTTCCAGTGAAAGTGAACTCAATGCCGCCGGGTATTATTGGTTGAACAGCGGCAACGAAAAAGCAGCCCTGACCGTTTTGCGGATGAACGCCGCCTTGCACCCCAATTCCGCCAATGTGTACGACAGTTTGGGCGATGCCCAACTGAAAAATGGCAACAAAGAACGGGCCATTGTTTTCTTCGAACAAGCCCTCAAACTGAATCCCGAGGTGCAGGAAACCCGCGACAAATACAAAAAATTGTTAACAGTTAATTAA
- a CDS encoding helix-turn-helix domain-containing protein — protein MEHLFSLRQTQLEHKSGRPQTDPQLVFEHIKSYFAERLQEKITLDELCKHFNCDKFKLLRQFKQHTGLSPINYLISLRIEEAKKLMYSNLPLVQIALESGFYDQSHFSNYFLKFVGLTPQVYRKSCLK, from the coding sequence ATGGAGCATCTTTTCTCTTTGAGGCAAACGCAACTGGAGCATAAATCCGGTAGGCCACAAACCGATCCACAACTCGTCTTTGAACACATCAAAAGTTATTTTGCGGAGCGTCTACAGGAAAAAATCACCCTGGACGAACTGTGCAAACATTTCAATTGCGACAAGTTCAAACTCCTGCGCCAATTCAAACAACACACGGGTCTATCTCCCATCAATTACCTGATTAGCTTAAGAATTGAGGAGGCCAAAAAACTGATGTACAGCAACCTGCCGCTGGTACAAATCGCCCTGGAAAGTGGGTTTTACGACCAAAGCCATTTCAGCAATTATTTCCTGAAATTTGTGGGTTTGACGCCCCAGGTGTACCGAAAAAGTTGCCTGAAATAA
- a CDS encoding type IV toxin-antitoxin system AbiEi family antitoxin domain-containing protein: MLKTIGKSAALLLQGLYKENLEFFCIEDAAQILDKRDETTVRRLLSDMVRRGLLMRLRDGLYHIIPYDREPETYFPDWHVAAHHLAGDVPYYIGYYSALVLHDLTVQPTLSEQVVVSRPVRPSLQEINGVHFQFITHNAKHFFGLSKKWVQQGTYRINCSDLEKTLIDCAFKPEYAGGIAELGRALYKSRDLLDQQKLLEYVGLFDSDAVVRRLGFLMEALHILPELSQSLRERIGGSATYVALDTALPKTGQMLSRWGIIQNLDVETIQGVNFN; this comes from the coding sequence ATGCTCAAAACCATAGGCAAATCCGCAGCGCTCCTCCTCCAAGGACTCTACAAAGAAAACCTGGAGTTCTTCTGCATTGAGGATGCGGCACAAATTTTGGACAAACGCGACGAAACCACCGTGCGTCGTTTGCTCAGCGATATGGTGCGCCGGGGGCTGCTCATGCGTTTGCGCGATGGTTTGTACCACATCATTCCTTACGACCGCGAACCAGAAACTTATTTTCCAGATTGGCATGTAGCAGCGCACCATTTGGCAGGAGATGTTCCCTATTACATTGGCTATTACAGCGCCCTGGTTTTACACGACCTTACTGTACAACCTACGCTGAGTGAACAAGTTGTGGTCAGTCGGCCTGTGCGGCCGTCCTTGCAAGAAATCAATGGAGTTCATTTTCAATTTATTACACACAATGCTAAGCATTTTTTTGGCCTATCCAAAAAATGGGTGCAGCAAGGAACTTATAGAATCAATTGCTCCGATCTGGAAAAAACCCTGATTGATTGTGCCTTCAAACCAGAATATGCAGGTGGGATTGCCGAGTTGGGTCGAGCACTGTATAAATCGCGCGATCTTTTAGACCAGCAAAAGTTACTGGAATATGTCGGTCTATTTGATTCCGATGCCGTTGTTCGAAGACTAGGTTTTTTGATGGAGGCACTGCACATTTTACCAGAATTGTCTCAGTCGTTGCGAGAACGCATCGGTGGTTCTGCCACTTACGTTGCATTGGATACAGCTTTGCCCAAAACAGGACAAATGCTGAGTCGATGGGGGATTATTCAGAATTTGGATGTAGAAACAATTCAAGGAGTAAATTTCAATTGA
- a CDS encoding CocE/NonD family hydrolase, whose product MKPILLLFFSLFLIFTTTIQAQEPSTESQYEKKMVLIPMRDGIKLNTVIFIPKNNTAPLPFLFMRTPYGVADSPSPERSNPELAKEGFIFVNQDIRGRYLSEGKFEMLRMTRDPKIPNSIDESTDTYDTIDWLLKNIANNNGKVGVFGISYSGWTSMMALIDPHPALKAISEQATPADWFINDDMHHNGAFRLSYGFDYAFMEEAGKTDTLFPFDTYDTYDWYLRLGPLSNVNDKYFKNTIPTWNNFVQHPNYDDFWKKQSLLTRFANRPLTVPTQHVAGWFDQEDFAGPLFMYELLEKQDKNNLNYLVIGPWNHGGWARADGKSLGNLQFESATAKTFREEIQLSWFNYHLKGKGDGKFAEAITFQTGSNQWKRYDSWTPKQATQQALYFHANGKLSFDKPSSASGFDAFISDPANPIPYRNRPIEQTYGPGSRWRTWMTEDQRFVHGRPDVLSWETEVLENDVTISGKVLAQLYASTSASDADWIVKLIDVYPAMMDEKNLKMSGYQQIVTADVLRGRFRKGFETPLPVKPNEVAEYKVDLLQSDHTFKKGHKIMVQVQSTWFPLIDRNPQKFVPNIFMAKAGDYVKAEHRVYRNGGYASRVMVSVVR is encoded by the coding sequence ATGAAGCCAATTCTCCTGCTCTTCTTCAGTCTGTTTTTAATTTTTACCACCACCATCCAGGCCCAGGAACCCAGTACCGAGTCGCAATACGAGAAAAAAATGGTACTAATCCCCATGCGCGATGGCATTAAATTAAACACCGTCATTTTTATCCCCAAAAACAACACAGCGCCCCTCCCCTTTTTGTTCATGCGTACACCCTACGGCGTTGCTGACTCGCCCTCCCCGGAGCGCAGCAATCCGGAACTGGCCAAAGAAGGTTTCATTTTTGTCAACCAGGACATCCGTGGGCGCTACCTCTCCGAAGGCAAGTTTGAAATGCTGCGCATGACCCGCGACCCTAAAATTCCCAACAGCATTGATGAAAGTACCGACACCTACGATACCATCGATTGGCTGCTAAAAAACATTGCCAACAACAACGGCAAAGTGGGGGTATTTGGCATTTCTTACAGTGGTTGGACCAGCATGATGGCGCTCATCGACCCGCATCCGGCACTCAAAGCCATTTCGGAACAGGCCACCCCTGCCGATTGGTTCATCAACGACGACATGCACCACAATGGCGCTTTCCGACTGAGCTACGGTTTTGATTACGCCTTCATGGAGGAGGCAGGAAAAACCGATACCTTATTTCCTTTTGACACCTACGATACATACGATTGGTACTTGCGCCTGGGGCCATTGTCCAACGTCAACGACAAGTATTTCAAAAATACCATCCCCACCTGGAACAACTTCGTCCAGCATCCCAACTACGACGATTTTTGGAAAAAACAATCCTTGCTCACCCGTTTTGCCAACCGCCCCCTGACCGTTCCTACCCAACACGTGGCCGGCTGGTTTGACCAGGAAGACTTTGCCGGGCCTTTGTTCATGTACGAGCTATTGGAAAAACAGGACAAAAACAACCTGAATTACCTCGTCATCGGCCCCTGGAACCACGGCGGTTGGGCGCGTGCGGATGGAAAAAGTTTGGGCAATTTGCAATTTGAATCGGCTACCGCCAAAACCTTCCGCGAAGAAATCCAGCTCTCCTGGTTCAATTACCACCTAAAAGGCAAGGGTGACGGAAAATTTGCGGAAGCCATTACTTTTCAAACGGGTTCCAACCAGTGGAAACGTTACGATTCTTGGACGCCTAAACAGGCCACCCAACAAGCCTTGTACTTTCACGCCAACGGCAAGTTGTCCTTTGACAAACCGAGCAGCGCCAGTGGTTTTGATGCGTTCATTTCCGATCCAGCCAATCCCATACCTTACCGTAACCGGCCCATCGAACAAACCTATGGCCCGGGCTCGCGCTGGCGCACCTGGATGACCGAAGACCAACGGTTTGTACACGGCAGACCCGATGTGCTGAGTTGGGAAACGGAGGTATTGGAAAATGACGTCACCATCTCGGGCAAAGTACTCGCGCAACTGTACGCTTCCACCAGCGCTTCCGATGCCGACTGGATCGTCAAACTCATTGACGTATACCCGGCCATGATGGATGAAAAAAACCTCAAGATGAGCGGCTACCAACAAATCGTAACTGCTGACGTGCTGCGCGGCCGTTTCCGCAAGGGTTTCGAAACGCCCCTGCCCGTCAAACCCAACGAGGTGGCGGAATACAAAGTTGACCTCCTACAATCGGATCATACCTTCAAAAAAGGCCACAAAATCATGGTGCAAGTGCAAAGCACCTGGTTCCCGCTGATCGACCGCAACCCGCAGAAATTTGTGCCGAACATCTTTATGGCCAAGGCGGGTGATTATGTGAAAGCGGAGCATCGGGTGTACAGGAACGGGGGGTATGCGTCGCGGGTGATGGTTTCGGTGGTTAGGTAG